Genomic window (Candidatus Cloacimonadota bacterium):
ATAGGTGTAACTGGCTCTGGATACACTCCTTGGGAATCAACTGATGCCCTGCACTGCCGCACCCACGAAATTCCGGACCAGCACATGCTGGAGATACGGCACCAACCCTTGCATGGTCAATTTGAGATCAGCCCTACATGGGAATTCAACGCTGAACTGATTGCGCACAGCGGCCAAGCACTGATCACGGATTCCCTATTTATTGCCTACAAAGTTAACCAAGGTATCTGGCAGACAGCGCTGTTGGCTTACAACTCCGGAAACGGTTACGGGGCCACGCTTTCAGGATTCGCGCCCGGAGATACCATCCGTTACTACCTCCACGCTGCTGACCAATCCGGCCGAGCTGCCGACCATCCTTTGTTCGCGGCACTGGACCCCCATGTTTTTGTGATTTCTGGCGACACGGAAGCCCCTATCATAATGCATAATCCGCCCACATCCATCACCAGTGGCAATCACATCTTCTCCGTTACAGTTTCTGACAACGTTTCGGTTAGTGCTGTTTGTCTCCGCTACAAGACCGACGACGGTCCAATCACGGAAATCCCCATGTTGACTGATCCCGAAGGCCCACCCAATTACTGGTGGGCAGAGGCAGATCTTCAGTTCGAGGCTGGGAATGAGTTTTTTCATTACCAGATAGAAGCCAGGGACGGCGCCAACCCTGCAAATATTGCTACCTACCCCTTCCCCGGTGAATGGCTGAACATCCCTATCGACCTAGTGAGCATATCTGACGATAATATCCCTCAACCTGAACATTATTCATTATGGACATATCCAAACCCATATCATATTGGTTCAACTGCCTATCTCACAATAGAATGCAAGGATGTGGTAAATTATACACCCATGTTGAATATATTCAACAGCAGAGGTCAGCTCGTTTATAACGAATCCGGGCCCGTTTCCTCTACTGATGGGGTTAAGTTTCTTTGGGACGGCTTGGACATGTGGGGAAGAAAAACGGCGCCAGGTATATATTTTATTAGAGTTGACGCTGACGCTATTACACTGTCCTGCAAGGTCTTGATCATGGAATAAGGCGCTGTGGAATTTAATCCACAGCACAAAAACGCAAAAAAACGAAAAAAAAGCTTGACAGAATAACCGATATTCCTATTAATGAAGCCAGCCTACAGACCCTACATAGAATGCCCTCCGAGCAGTGGGGATACCGCCCGGTATTCCCCACTGTATTTTTTTACGCCTGATTTGGAGAGAAAATGAAACCTATCTTTCTGACCCTGGCCGTTATCCTTTTTTCTTTCCCCTTCTTTGCCGGTCAGCGCATGGTGGCCCGCATAGACTTTCCTTCCCCCGTCACCTTGGATCGTTTTGTGAACGAGGGAGCTGACATCGCTGCCTACAAACCCTGCGTCTGGCCGGACCTCGTGCTCTCCCAAAGCCAGTTTGACCTTTTGCGCGCAAGCGGACCGAACGGCCATTTTATCATGCACAAGTTGGCCAGGATAAGGTAACTGGCCCTCTTTCAAATCAGGCAGGTATGTCTCAGGGACTGAATATGATAGAGAGGCTGTGAAATGGCCAGCAGCCCCGCGGAAAAGCGAAGCGATGCCATCTGGCCATTAAGGCCTTTTCCCAGGTTCCTGTTGCGCCTCCCGCATAATGCCCGCATTTAATGCGAGAATCATCCGGGGGGCGTGCGGGCACGATGTTCGCAAGCGCTAAGGGCGTGGTAGCAATCCTTTCGCTTCCCCGCATAATCCAATAAAGCACAAACTAAATGATGTTTTAAGATGTTGGCCCGTGCCCGCTGAATTTGGCAGTATTCACAGCTTTCCCTCCTTTCCGATTGTTTTTGCTGGACAATATAAGCATCGGTAGAAATGTGTGAACTGATATGTTTCCCGTGAGAGTTTTGTCTGCCACGGAAAACAGCGGGGCTGGAACGAAAGTTGCATTGATTGGCTTGTAATGAAGCTGCAACTATCGTCTCATACCAGCCTGAAATTGATACTAAATGAGGAAAGATGACTGTTTTGATCATTGCGACGGTGCTCATCATCGCCTTCTGGACCCATGAATACTGGAGGCACCAGCGCAACGTGAAAGCAATCCCTTTAAGGATCCATGTAAACGGTACCCGGGGAAAATCAAGTGTGACCCGTCTTATAGCTGCCGGCCTGCGCGCCGGAGGCAAACGCACTGTGGCCAAGATCACAGGCACCCTGCCTCGCGTGGTGCTTCCTGATGGCAGGGAGGCTGCGATCGTCCGTCTGATGGGCGCCAACATCATCGAACAGAAATACATTTTCCGCTATGCCGTTAGAGAAAAGCCGGACGCCATCGTGATCGAATGTATGGCCGTGAACCCTGTTTTCCAGTGGATAACCGAACGCAAGTTCGTACGCAGCACCATCAGCGTTATCACAAACTGTCGCGCCGACCATCTGGACCTGATGGGATCCACAGAACAAAGCGTGGCGATGTGCCTCAGCAACACCATCCCCACTGGCGGCATCTGCTATACGGCGGAAAACTCCCACTTCGGCCTGCTGAAAAAGGTTGCCCAAAAACGCAATTGCCAAATCCATAAAGTGCGCCCTGTGGATGTGACCACTCAGGAATTGGCTCAGTTCCGCTATATCGAGCACGCGGAAAACGTTCAGCTCGCCCTGGCCGTCTGCGCCGAAGCCGGTGTATCCAGGGAAGTGGCGCTGCGCGGCATGCAGAGCGCCAACCCCGACCCAGGCGCCCTGCGCAAATACGTGATTCGGGAAGGACGCAAACGCATCACTTTCTACAATGTTTTTGCCGCCAACGATCCCGAATCCACCGCCAAAGTGATCAACATGGTTACTGGCCATCTCACGGACGTGATCAAGATCATCATCCTGAATACCCGTGCTGACCGGATTTTTCGCTCGCACCAGTTGGTGGACGCTGTGAACAAGCTGGACTATTCGTATCTGCTGCTCACCGGCGAAATCTGCGACAAGGTGGAAGCTTACGCCTTGCAAGCCGGGGTTCCCCAAAAAAAGCTTTTCACCCTCGGCGAACCTCAGCCTGAGGAAGTCTATCGCAAAGTGGTGGAGCTCACTGACAGCGAATCACACGTTCTGGGAATCGGCAACATTGCTGGCAGCAAACAGTATGGCGCGCAGATCGTTGCGCATTTCAAACATAAATCGAGAAAGCAAAATGAGGAATTAAAGTGGTTGAAGCAGTAATTCAGGCCGCGGTTGGTCTTGGCGTTATCATCAGCCTGATCTTCAGCGAGATGCTGGGCGCCTCCGCCGGAGGGATAGTCGTGCCTGGCTATCTGGCCCTCTATCTGGACAAGCCCATGCAGATCGTGGGCACCCTGGCCGTGAGTTTGCTCACCTGGGGCATCATCAGGATAATCTCCCAATTCACGCTGATGTTTGGTAAACGCCGCATGGTCCTGAGCATCCTGATCGGATTCATCCTCGGCTGGGCCACCCGGCTGCTTGTGATTCATAATGTCACCGTATATACATTTCAGATGCAATCCATCGGCTACATCGTTCCCGGCCTCATCGCCAACTGGTTCGAGCGCCAGGGTTTCTTTAAAACCATCGCCACAATGGGCATCGCGGCAATTGTTGTGCGCCTCGCCCTGATGGTGATTTTTAACGGGGAGGTCTGATCATGTACCGCCCCTCACTCAAATCCGGCTGGTCGCTGATCTTGCTCTTCGCACTGAGCCTCATCCTCTTTCTCATCGCCCATTTCAGCTATGTGACCATCAAGGCTGACTACTATGAACAAAAGGTGGAGGCCGCTCAGATCATGTCCGCCTTTATAGACAGCCTGAAAGCTGAACAGCAAAGACTCGGCATCCCCTTCGACCCCATCAACGACCCTTTCCAAACTGGACTAATCGGCATCGCGCGCAGCACCATTACCACGGACCGTGGCTTGCTTTCAGACAAACAGGCCGCCATCAATCCCAACCTGGCTGCGGTCTTTGTGGAAGAGTTTTCCCGTCAGGGCCTCAAAGCTGGCGATCCTGTGGCTGTTGCCATCACCGGCTCGAACCCCGGCGCGAACCTGGCCCTTTATGCCGCGCTGAAAACGATGAAGCTGGAACCCGCCATCATCGTGGCCCTCTCTTCCGCTTCTTACGGCGCCAATCGGGAAGAGTACACCTGGCTTGACATGGAAGCCATTCTCAAAAAGAAAGGCCTGATTGATTTCAGCAGCCAGTACGCCTCACTTGGCGGCAAGGATGACCTTGGCATAGGGCTTTCAGACCCTGGTATCAAAGCTTTGTTCGATGCCATGTCCCGAACCGGGACTGCCCAGCTCATCGGCGCCACCCTGGCAGACAACGTCAAAGCCCGCGAAAGCGCTTACAACCAGTTGCTGCCGGAGGGACAACGCTACCGCCTGTTCGTGAACATCGGCCGCGGCCTGGCCAACGTGGGCAGCATCCCAAACGCCAATCAGATCCGGGAAGGCCTTAACCCCAAGCTGGCTGAAGAGCAATTCGATCCCGAGGGCGTGATGATGGTCATGGCCCGCGAAGGCGTTCCGGTCTTCAGCATGCAGCATCCCCGGCGCTGGATTCGCCGCTACAAGCTGGAAGACGCCTCAGAACATATGCCGGAGCCAGGTGTCGGCCCCGCTTTCAGCCAGAAAAAACACAATGTCACCGTGGCTTCCATCTGCCTTGCCCTGCTCGTAGCTGCCATTGTGGCGGTTATTGTCCTGGACCGGCATGACCGCAATTTCATGGCCAACATCGTGGACCCAGATGAAGAATTATGATTTTGGAGCATAAATGTTCAAACGCCTGATCCTTGCCTTTTTTTGTCTCGCGGCACTTTCCGCTCTGGCAGCGAAGGTCAAGCCCCTCAGTTTCACAGACCCCGGCAACCGCCGTTTGCTTAAAACGGATGCCGGAAACCACTGGTACTACCGTTCCCTGCCGGAAAGATCAATGACCTTGGGAGTTGAGGGAATTTCCGCCATTCAGCTACGTTCCTTCGGTCTGGACAACCTGCGCAAACCTCAGGTCACCACAATCATCGGTAAGGAGAAAAAAACTTGGGACCTAAGCTTGGAGCAGCGTCTCAACGGCTATTACATCTACCGCGAACTCAGCATCCCCATCCCCGCCGGAACTAAAAGCATCGAACTCCTTTGTTATGAGCGAGGTATCTATTTCCGAGCTTTCCATACCGTTAAAACCGCACCCAAGCCCAAGCCCGCAAAACCAGCCAACCTTGCCATCAAGGCCCACGGCGGCGTGATCACGGTTAGCCACAACGGCACGGACAGCCCTTATTACGTTTTCAACTCTTCCCAAGGGATGAAATTCACCCTCAACAGCGGCCGCTCGGCCATTCTCTATGTGCGAGCCAGATTGCTGGACCGCAGCCTGCCGGCTTTTCAAATCTACCGCAACGGTGTTCTTCTGGATACCAAAGAATTCACTTTGCGCCGGAGCACCAAATACAAAGCTATGGGTGTGGAACACCTCACGATAGGCATGAAAATCGAACTTGCGGGGCAAAGCGGGCCTGCTGAATATGAACTGCGCGCCGTGAGCGACCACATGTTTTTCGCCCGGCCGGTGCTGCGCAAGGCCAATTGAGGAACAGCATGACCGAACCACGCAAACATGTACATCCCGAACCCTCCTCCGATCCCGGGATAGAACCCTCATCTGACAAGGACCGGCAGCCGGATCATAATACACGCCAACCAGTTAAACCGCCGGTGAAACCACCCCGCAACATCGTTCCCATCATCATGGGCCTGGCCATCTTACTGCTCCTGATGCCCCGGCCTCTCTCCGCGCAACTCGACATCGGCGTCTCTATGAGCACCACATACTCCGATAATGTGTTCCAACTCTCCGAATATGACATCACCCGCTGGGACCATAGTCATCCCAACCTCGAATACGCTAACACAACCGACGACCTCAATCTCGGTGTCCGTTTCGATCTGGCTTACCCTCTCCGCTACCAATGGTGGAAATTCATTCCCTCCGTTACCGCCACCGTTTCCCAAAACATATTCAACCCAAACAAACAACGCCAGGACGCACTTTTCCGCCTCCGCGTGGAACGGTATTACTGGAATTTCACCGCCCTCTACGGCTATTATCCTGAAAACTACGTGCGCAGCTACGTGGATACCGACGGCACCCAACACCTTGAACCATACAGCTATGCCCGCAACCTCTACCGCGGAGACCTTAATCTCAAACCCTTTAAAAAAACCACGCTTCAGTTCCACGGTCGCTACGAGCAATATTATTACAACCAGTTCTTCACTGAATTCGACGCCAACGCCACCACTCTCGGCATCGGTGCCCGTTACGCCTTTCCCACTTTCAGCCTGGGCGCCAACTACCGCTACCGGATTTACGACAACTACCGCCATGACGCAGAAGACGGCAGTTATAAAAGCAACCGCTACAGTGGCAACATCCGCCTCAAAAGCACTCCCCTAAACGATGAGAAACCAGCCAGCCCCACCTTTTATCCTGAACTCACCCTATCCTACGAGGAACGCTTTTTCCAATCCCAGGATCCCTGGTATGGAGGCCGCGCCGATTTTATCTACAACACCTCTGCCGCCCTCAATTTCGATTTTGGCCCTAGTTGGAATATAAAGCTTGACTACTCTCACGCCTACAGGAATGTAGAATCACCTGTGGAAGAAGTCTGCCGCGCCAGGGAATACAGCGAGAACAAGGTTTCTGCCACAGTTAAATACAGCTTTTAGGTGAGAACAATGGAATTCAGAAAAGAAAGCAACATCAAAAAGATCCGCGAACTCCTCGATCTTTCCGAGAACCACAAGATCGAGCTCCGCCATTACAAAAATCCCGTTCTGGTCTGGGCGGTGGCGGACGGCACAGCCTATTACACCATCTGGGAAGAGGAACTGCTGGAAAGATACGGCCTCGCCAACGTGGACGGCTGGGACTTCGAGGAAGACCTGCTCTTTTGTCCGGACTGGATGGAGGATGAAGACGGCTTCGATGATGACCTGGATGACGATGACGAAGATGACGCGGATCTAATCTGCAATTTCAAGATGCCACCCCCGAGTAAGAAATAACCCCGGAAGATTCTATGCGGGTCGCGGTTATTGGTGAAGCTCCAAGAGAAGGGCGTATTCAACAACCCGCTCCGTATTCAGCCTTGTCCAGTACAAAAACGTTGAAATGCCCATCACCGCCAGGTTTTCGCCACCCTTTACCACGATAAAGACCCCCGCCAAGCTATCCGCGAGCTGATGACCCGCGAACTGAAAGCCGAATGATACAGCTCATGTTCCAATATTGGTATACATTCCCAAACGCCCTTTCCACCATCACGGCACCGGGAAAAAGGCAGTCCCCCCTCTAATTGAAAATGAGCCAAGAAGATATGAAAACCCATTGCCGGGCTACTCAAATCCGGAGATCAGCAAGCTCGGTGAAGAAAAAAGATTGACAAGCAAACGCAGTGAGAACAATGTGACTCAAATTGAATATCCGGGAACACAAGGATTGGCAATGGGCGAGCCTGAAAGGCTCACCAAATCAGCCTTTCCCGGCATTATCCGCCCGGATCGCAAAGAGAGAAATAACACTTGTCTCCGGCCTCATAAGCTGGGCAAGCTAATTATTAGAAAGGAGAAATAATGAAGATCAGAACCGCATTGATGACAGTCGCCTTGGTGGCGATGCTCGTACTCAGCGCCTGCGCGCTGAAAGAGAAAGCCTTGGAATTGAGCAACGTTCCCGTGATGGGCAACGGAGCCGATTTCGTGAAAGTGGTCGATGGCAGCTATATGCTCAAACCAGTGGATGGCGGCCTGGAAATGACCATCAACGTTGAACTGCTGAAGCAGCTGGAAGGAATCGTTCCGGACAGCCTTACGATCGACAACATCGGAAACTGGACCATCTCATTCAAGAACGCCGCAGGCGAAGCTGTGATGGGTATGGAATCCGTCCCCCTCAAGGAAGAGCACAAGGCTGAGATCGTTGCCCTGATGCAAGGCTTGATCAGCGACAAGAAGGATCTCACCTTCATGCAGATGATCGAAGACAAAGCCGAAGTGAAACGCATCCTCGGCGAAGTGAACTCCATCGAGCTCAACACCGAGTTTGTCTATCCTGAAGTTGCCATGATGCCTCCGACTGAAGTTGTCGAAACCCCTGCCACCCCGGTGAAACCCGGCCAGAAACCGCCCGTCGTGCAGCCTCCGACTCCGCCCGCACCCCCTGCCCCGACCGTTTCTGATGCCAAGATCGATGACTTCGGCAAAGCCGTTGATCGTTACCTGGCCCTGAAAGCCAAGAATCCCACCACCCCCAGGGAAATGACCAGGCTCACACAGCTCAGAACCGAAGCTCAGAATCAATTGAACGCTCTCGCCGCCGAATTTGAAAACATGACCGGCGCGCAGAAAACCAAGTTCAACAACATCAAAACGAAATTAGGCCAATAACTGATATCAGACTATCAAGACGAGACCCGGCTGATTTGGCCGGGTCTTTTTTTGACTTTGTTGCAACCTGATCAGGCAATTCGCTGGGTTCCAATTTCGAGATCATTGACTGCTGTAAAGCCTTGTTTATTATGTTTCATCTTCAAATATGGTGGTGAGTCAGATGGGGACGGTTTTCTATAGCATGGAGTGAAGTGGCTTGAGACTCCGCAAAGAAATGAAGTGACGCTGGTCTGGCCGTTAAGGCCCTGTCATGCGTCCCTGATGCGCCTCCCGTATGATACCCGCATTTGATGCGAGTATATGGCGGGCGGCGTGGGAGGGGGATGGTCGCGGGCGCTAAGGGCGTGACTGACAGGATATTGAGGTGGGTAAATACTTATGGCTCTATTTCAAATCAATTGGATGAGAGCGCTTAAACAGAAAGCAGCCCGGGAAACAAGA
Coding sequences:
- a CDS encoding peptidyl-arginine deiminase, translating into MPERNWLTLIFLIVAVAMSPVLLKADQALPGDQLQNYGRFTETPPPEGSVRPIAEFEPASHVLIRWPLGIPLSLVAQLANTARVICLVSSTSEQNSATSSFNNAGVNIAKVDFMTAATDSYWTRDYGPWFIFDGNGDYGVVDFRYNRPRPNDNLIPQVFANQLGLDYYGMNLYQTGGNYMCDGIGTAAQTTIAYTENPSLTQTQVAQKMHDYLGIENFHVLPDPNDTYINHIDCWGKFLAPDKVLIRSVPSNHAQYDEIEQTAAFFASTNCAWGYPYRVYRVNTPQNQPYTNSLILNKRVFVPIMNSTYDAAALQVYQNAMPGYEIIGVTGSGYTPWESTDALHCRTHEIPDQHMLEIRHQPLHGQFEISPTWEFNAELIAHSGQALITDSLFIAYKVNQGIWQTALLAYNSGNGYGATLSGFAPGDTIRYYLHAADQSGRAADHPLFAALDPHVFVISGDTEAPIIMHNPPTSITSGNHIFSVTVSDNVSVSAVCLRYKTDDGPITEIPMLTDPEGPPNYWWAEADLQFEAGNEFFHYQIEARDGANPANIATYPFPGEWLNIPIDLVSISDDNIPQPEHYSLWTYPNPYHIGSTAYLTIECKDVVNYTPMLNIFNSRGQLVYNESGPVSSTDGVKFLWDGLDMWGRKTAPGIYFIRVDADAITLSCKVLIME
- the pgsB gene encoding poly-gamma-glutamate synthase PgsB — encoded protein: MTVLIIATVLIIAFWTHEYWRHQRNVKAIPLRIHVNGTRGKSSVTRLIAAGLRAGGKRTVAKITGTLPRVVLPDGREAAIVRLMGANIIEQKYIFRYAVREKPDAIVIECMAVNPVFQWITERKFVRSTISVITNCRADHLDLMGSTEQSVAMCLSNTIPTGGICYTAENSHFGLLKKVAQKRNCQIHKVRPVDVTTQELAQFRYIEHAENVQLALAVCAEAGVSREVALRGMQSANPDPGALRKYVIREGRKRITFYNVFAANDPESTAKVINMVTGHLTDVIKIIILNTRADRIFRSHQLVDAVNKLDYSYLLLTGEICDKVEAYALQAGVPQKKLFTLGEPQPEEVYRKVVELTDSESHVLGIGNIAGSKQYGAQIVAHFKHKSRKQNEELKWLKQ
- the pgsC gene encoding poly-gamma-glutamate biosynthesis protein PgsC yields the protein MVEAVIQAAVGLGVIISLIFSEMLGASAGGIVVPGYLALYLDKPMQIVGTLAVSLLTWGIIRIISQFTLMFGKRRMVLSILIGFILGWATRLLVIHNVTVYTFQMQSIGYIVPGLIANWFERQGFFKTIATMGIAAIVVRLALMVIFNGEV
- the pgsW gene encoding poly-gamma-glutamate system protein — translated: MYRPSLKSGWSLILLFALSLILFLIAHFSYVTIKADYYEQKVEAAQIMSAFIDSLKAEQQRLGIPFDPINDPFQTGLIGIARSTITTDRGLLSDKQAAINPNLAAVFVEEFSRQGLKAGDPVAVAITGSNPGANLALYAALKTMKLEPAIIVALSSASYGANREEYTWLDMEAILKKKGLIDFSSQYASLGGKDDLGIGLSDPGIKALFDAMSRTGTAQLIGATLADNVKARESAYNQLLPEGQRYRLFVNIGRGLANVGSIPNANQIREGLNPKLAEEQFDPEGVMMVMAREGVPVFSMQHPRRWIRRYKLEDASEHMPEPGVGPAFSQKKHNVTVASICLALLVAAIVAVIVLDRHDRNFMANIVDPDEEL